The stretch of DNA tgtcccctgactgcccccagaaccaggagggtctcgtgggccaccgtagtgggtgcccaccccacccctaagagccagaggcagctgccggggggtgaggtggggagtcctggcggtgcttacctgtggcagctcccaggaagcatccagcagctccctctggctcctaggggcgggggagcatagctgggggggagcggctgctcccccactgatcacatcaaaagtggcaccttggGCGCCAACTCCCGGggtactccggggctggagcacccacagggaaaattggtgggtgcagagcacccagcggcagctccccacccagtGCCACGCCCGGTCCTAGGTCACctcgcctccgctccgcctcctcccctgaacacaccgcccTGCTCTACTTCTCCAAGCCCCCCctcagcttcccgcgaatcagctgttcggtgggaagcctgggagggctgagaagcaggccgcggcttccagCTTAggccgagggtggtggaggtgagctgggtgtggagtggttcccctgcgcacccccccctcctgggttacctgctgcgacacgggcggccctcctcgcgctcccctgccccagtcacctccgctctgcctccctgggcctgagtggggcggtgcattcaggggaggaggcggagcaggggtgagGTGAGCTTGGgtcagggagctgccggtgggtgctctgcacccaccgaattttccccttgggtgctccagggctggagcacccgtggagtcggcgcctaaggcgccactttggactggttaaatttagaagcccttttagaaccggttgtccctcgcggaacaactggttctaaaagggcttctaagtttaacaaccggttctagcgaactggctccagctcaccactggtctgAGCCCATGTTAAGCTGGCACTTAGGgtccaagccctattgctttcctgCGTACATACAGCCACAGCTTGACGCAGGTCCTGGAAGTCTTCTGGATGTATCCCACAGTTCCTTGGGGCAACTTTCTTAGTCCTCTATGCTGACAATCTGCAATGAACTCTATTGTGGATGGAAGCCACACCTCCCTTTTGAGGTCTGCATTAACTCATTGTCTTCTGAACTCTGATTTGGAAGCACAATATCAGAGAGCCTGTAGGGTTTTCAATGGAGACTGATTtgataaagctttttaaaaaattagctgCTTCCTGGTCACATGAGCACAGCACATATTGGTGAATCTGTGCTTCATGATGACCCGGTGAGCCAGGATAATGTCCTGCTGGCCCCTGAATCCAGCTTGAGGATTGattgcagccagcagcaggctcgcagccagcagcaggctcGCAACCAGGATCATGAAGTGATTTTCTTAATGAAACCAGTCCCAGAGCAGCAACAGAATCTCAGTTCCAACTTGGAAAAGCTGTTGGATTTTTCCACCCCCCAGGAAGAACCTGCTGCGAAGCCTGCTGTGAACCTGCTGGAGACAGAAGCTGCCCCAGAGCCCAGTAAAGTGTATGATTCAAATTAACAGATTATTACAGTAACAGGAGGGATTTCTACTTTTAAGAAGTCAAGAAAAAACACTAAGCCCCAGCTATCAGTGGTTGGCCAGTAATGGCAGATTGTATCACAGCATCCAGGcataccccctcccctgcctcccaccatgtggagttcaaaatggtgaACTGGAATTTCAAACTTCCATACACAGCTGTAAAGGCTATTTTAACTGTTAAGTCACAGAGGTTTGCTATGGTCATTCTTGTTTTCCTTTGAGTATTTGGAAATGTGCCACTCCGCAATCACTCTTCCTGGGTCTACACAGCTGCCTGTAGAACAGTGAACTAAGAGTGTGTGTTTGGGAAACAGTATTCTGTTTCCAAATTTAGTCCATTTCAGTTAGAGGTAATCCATGCAGGGGTGGATTAAAGCTGCAGCTTTCCGTGAGTTTTCCATGCAGCAATATCAGGGTAAGCCATGTGTGCTCTCATAGAGCATCATGTTATTCCATCATGGattaggacccaatcctgattGCTGATAGCTGCAAATTTTCCctgaagcaggaactccagatGGTTTGTCACATTGTGGAGAAGAGTGTATTTTCTAGGCCCCCCAATGTATAGCTGATTAGTCCACTCCACTCACGAATGTGCTGTTCGGTCACTATTCATTTGAATACTTCTGCTGCATACATTGCAAGTTTCCCTCCAGCAGCTTGAAATAACATCTCTCTGGGCTACTTGGGCACCACAAGACCTGTCATGTCTTCCAAAATATGAAAGGACTGAAATGACAGAAAACATTTTGCTGCATGGGTCCTATACAAACCCCTACCCACTCACATGCCAATTAGGATATTTTTATGAAGCAGAGTAaaggttttaattttaaatttaccaTTGCCTCTGCACTTCTGTAACTACTATTAATAAGGCTGTGTCCACCAGAGAAAGTGTGAGGACTGAAGCATCCCCTTCAGAATATGTGCAGGTTCACTTTAGAACTATTTTATTTACTTGACATTCTACAGTTATTAATTCTGTGCTCCTCCACAGAGCTACTTTAAACAATAACTCTGTTTCCTGTCCTATTTCAGGACCCTCAACCTATACTGCCTGGGTTCTTCAGAAACTCCATCCCTGGGCCAACACACCCTCATAGACCATTCCAAAAGCACGTTTCCATGAAGAACTCATGGCTGATGTTcttgcagggcagagcagctgtTCAAGGACCAGAAGAAGAGGGATGAAAGACTGGAAAAATAGAATGGTcacaggcaggcagagaggcTGAAGCCCAGCTGGAGGTGCGTGTTTCAGTGAGGGAGCTGGCACATGCACTGCAGTAAGATAAGGGAGGAATATAGAGCCCAACAGAGAGAACTGTTCCAGCAACTCCTGTCTGTAATGGCTGCAAGAGCactggctcctgctgcctctcaccATGGCATGATGCCCCAGCAACATACACTTAGCCAAGCAGTAGTTTGCACGACTCCATGCAGCGGTGCAGGAGAGGGATGCATTCAGGACTGGGTAAGGCAACTAACCCCTGTGCAGTTTTCTCTCTGGTGgaaacctccctctcccccaccacaaagTGAGGGCTAAAACTgtaaagaaaggaaaggagaactTGGGGGCCAGGAGACATGCAGTGATAGGGGGATTGTGTTGAGTATTAACTATTTCCTGCCCTTTTTGGGGGGCGTGGGATGGGGCTGATTTTGTAATGGCAGTTGGCCTGCCCAAGACAGTGTGAGTGGTTTACTGTTTACATACCTGTTAACAAATAGAGAATATGTTTTATGTTTTCAAGAAAGTTTATTGCTATCAGTGCAACACATCATACAATCAGGATTTGAGATGAAGGTAAAAACATGTTATGGAGCAATTAAGCATGATAAAACAAACAGTATTCTTCTATTTGCTGCCGCcccaacacatttatttttcatcatGTTGATCAAGCATGACTATCAAGACTATTCCCCCTCCCAAGAATGAGCCAGTTTTCCCACCCAGCACATTTGTGCAGGTGCTATTTCCCCTCTTCCATTGGGCCATGCAAGTCCATAATGTAAGCACACAAAGCATCCCTTACGTTTGCTGCCCAGGTGCAATCAGCTCCTGCCGTGATAGCTGCACTTTCTGGCTGAGGGTACCGATCCTGTGTTCCCTTGCTGTCAGAGGTCCATTCAGGGGAAAATGGCTCGCCTCTGGCTTCACAAAggttgtgaagagcacagcaagccacagtaatgcGGACAGCATTGATGACACTGACATCCAAGCGGGTCTGTAAACACCTCCAACGTGATTTTAATCTGCCAAAAGCGCATTCAACAAGCATTCTACACCTGCTTAGAATGTAATTAAACCTTTTTTTGCCAGGGTCTTTGATATCAGGGTATGGTTTCATTAGCCAAGGCAAAAGAGGATATGCAGGGCCACCCAGAATAACACTGGGGACTGCAACACCATTTATATCAATGTCATTGGGTGGGAATAGTGTCCTAGCCTGTCCACGGATATAGACTCCAGAGTGGCGAAAAACTCTGGCATTGTGAACTTTTCCTGTACAGCCCACATTGACATTCATAAATCTGCCTCTGTGATCCACTAGtgcctgcataacaatggagtagtacCCATTGCGATTTAGATACTCATGTGCTCCTTGGGGAGGGCAAGCTATGGGTACATGACTCCCATCAATGGCCCCCGCGCAGttaggaaaccccattctctcaaagccagcaattacCTCAGGAATATCTTTAATGCCCGCCACCTGGGGGTAAACCACACGCCGGATTGCCTCAGTTACCTCTGCCACCACTTTACCCACAGTTGACTTTCCAATCCCAAACTGGTTGGCAACAGacctgtagcagtctggagtagccagcttccacacagttaTAGCAACCCGCTTCTGGACTGGCAAAGGTGACCTCATGTGTGTCTCTTTACGCTGGAGGATGGGGgtaagctgctcacaaagctccagaaatgtggcTTTCTTCATGTGAAAGTACTGGACCCAGTGCTGGTCATCCCAAGTCTGCATGacaatgtggtcccaccagtctgtgcttgtgacCCTGCACCAAAAGCAGCGGTCTACACAGGGGACATCAGCGGTTATGCCAATTATACTGAGCAATATCTGCCACTGAGAGTCCATGATGTCAGGGTactcttcctcttctgcctcctcttcctcctcctcttcctgcagaTCCATCAGGAAATTAGTCAGGAACCTTCGGTGGCACAGAAAACGCCGCTGCACTGTCCACCAGCGCCTCACAGAAGCTCTGCCGGTTTCCTGACACAGAAGTGAAAGCGCAAGTAGGAGGAGT from Eretmochelys imbricata isolate rEreImb1 chromosome 7, rEreImb1.hap1, whole genome shotgun sequence encodes:
- the LOC144267673 gene encoding uncharacterized protein LOC144267673 isoform X3, giving the protein MEEAPLDELLLLALSLLCQETGRASVRRWWTVQRRFLCHRRFLTNFLMDLQEEEEEEEAEEEEYPDIMDSQWQILLSIIGITADVPCVDRCFWCRVTSTDWWDHIVMQTWDDQHWVQYFHMKKATFLELCEQLTPILQRKETHMRSPLPVQKRVAITVWKLATPDCYRSVANQFGIGKSTVGKVVAEIKITLEVFTDPLGCQCHQCCPHYCGLLCSSQPL
- the LOC144267673 gene encoding uncharacterized protein LOC144267673 isoform X2 is translated as MEEAPLDELLLLALSLLCQETGRASVRRWWTVQRRFLCHRRFLTNFLMDLQEEEEEEEAEEEEYPDIMDSQWQILLSIIGITADVPCVDRCFWCRVTSTDWWDHIVMQTWDDQHWVQYFHMKKATFLELCEQLTPILQRKETHMRSPLPVQKRVAITVWKLATPDCYRSVANQFGIGKSTVGKVVAEVTEAIRRVVYPQVAGIKDIPEIKITLEVFTDPLGCQCHQCCPHYCGLLCSSQPL
- the LOC144267673 gene encoding uncharacterized protein LOC144267673 isoform X1; amino-acid sequence: MEEAPLDELLLLALSLLCQETGRASVRRWWTVQRRFLCHRRFLTNFLMDLQEEEEEEEAEEEEYPDIMDSQWQILLSIIGITADVPCVDRCFWCRVTSTDWWDHIVMQTWDDQHWVQYFHMKKATFLELCEQLTPILQRKETHMRSPLPVQKRVAITVWKLATPDCYRLKSRWRCLQTRLDVSVINAVRITVACCALHNLCEARGEPFSPEWTSDSKGTQDRYPQPESAAITAGADCTWAANVRDALCAYIMDLHGPMEEGK